The genomic interval accagtgtctccaagtctttgtttcaccagcctccagggacagggatctcgactgcttgtttccttcagaGCTGCGTCAGTGAcggcccttcatggggtcccaaacgccctcagaaacttgggctttgcttctgccttttacttcatcagaggtttgttcattctttcagtaggtGCAGTTCAGGATCATAGCAGCAGcgggctcattaacatccaaaatgctcttaccagccaaggctctgtgcataattttcctaaaggcttcaagtctggtgttgatgattagggagatttcaggaatagccacACAGAGAgtatttccataataaagaacaataaagcagtatttcttgtattgccttcccccctctccctcctccccatttcctgaagaggtggtatcttattgatctggagcattttctgatgaagacaaaacaatatgtgtaggaaagtgggtgcctgatgcaccacttgagtgaggagacatgcCAGGGcagctcaagaggaatcacactccTCTCAACCAAaaggctgtcctgcaaggcttctcagatttcctgagctccttcacccatcagacagacttccatgtcaccacctctaTCGGCTGCTGTCTCCtagtatgtcaaagtcttctctggagcccaccagcctgtgctctgctgctgcccttcctccctcccctctggtgcctgggaccccactgtttcctggtcaccacagccaaggtggacactgatgttcacatccctcaccagctcttccttgtttcccagtgccagatccaggtgagcatcacccttgttggcccaccaggtagacattttaagaagttggcccaagatccttTGGACTGTTGGTATCCACAggtttgcctggccagtgaaagTCAGGGGGATttcagttccccataggaacaTGCTCATTGACTGGACACTTCCTCgtgttgctgacagaagatcttttccatttcttctccatgatcaagtagtttgtaacacccaacatgATGTCACCCTGTGCTGGATTTACATGGcgaagtcttggaactggggatgagggtgggtgtgctacagttgtcacctctctgtgAAGACAACTGCAGTTTGACCgatgtcagacagagctgatttcagctggctccaagatggacccactccttgccaaatctgagccactcagtgacggtggcagcacctctgtgatattgtatttgagaaagggtaaaaaacactgcacaatagcaggtgggagagaagagcgagaaaatgtgagagaaaaaacgctgcagacaccaaggtcatatcccataggacccaagtaggtccctcagcaggccaaagcctgctctcctgaaatcctgctctttgccttgttatcatcttccaggagcctcaactccactttctcatccctgactgttacatccctgaccaactctttctgcttttaagtgtgaagtcccacagggcacctcacctcactgacccctcagtcacccgtgtcaggaagatgttgtcaatgagctgcaaaaccctcctggatggctggtaccttgcagatattgagatatcttaggtctgcaacAAGGATGctgccctggaaacatgaggcttctttcatttgtctgaaggaggcctcatctaattcctcttcctgatcagggagcctgtagctgatgtccagtcaccacaacattgcccatgttgctctgccctctcatgctgactcctcagtcTTAATCTGATATTGTTTgtgcccaggcagagctccacacattcctgctgctctcctacatgaagggaaacttcccctgtGACTCCAGACTTCTGGAATTATGAGTACCAGACCCCTAGGACCCCACAGTTTCCCCAGGAGGTGGTATTcatagtgtcctgtaactcctcatgctgttatctTGGGAGCgacaccctcatcaggataagcAACCTGCTTGCACACAAtaacagctgagcaaatggagCTTCAGTCGAGGGAGAGTCCAGACTTGGAGAAACTTTGGGGTCACCAGTCAGAGAGCTTTGAGAGCCCTGGAGACTGGTGCTCCTTTTCCTTGGGGAGGCTCTGGGGGCTCCCGAGGTGAATGTTCTCTGCCCTGGCCAAAAGTAGAGGGTCTGTGACTGCAGCActccagggagagtccagacctggagaaaaTTTGGAATTCCACCATCAGGAATAActtaagttttaaaaggagaagtgtCCAGTtctgtatcagggcaggagaataaccccatccaccaggacagaccaggacctgacatgctgagcagtgaccctgaggagaagggcctgggcactacaacggccgccacacaagcccgtgctgcacgctcaccgtgaacaaggcagctgcacacggggctgcatgaggaggagcgtggggacccagacacctggagttctcatcccattcgcttcagcactggtgtgaccccacacacacgggtgtgtgccagtgtgcggctcccagtttggagaagcagggaggaactggagagtgcagggctctgccaaggcaggggtcaggaccttgtgcacatggtgtgggatgctgagggacctgggctgctttggcccagcagcgctggggaagctgcagcagtgtaggagtagcctgagagtgctggaagggtggtttcagagagggtggaggttttcttcatagtgggaaacagaataggaaagaaataatggcacaaagtgcagctggggacgtccaggctggacatgagcagcaaggaatgtgagtggaagggcagtgctgtggtggagcaggtcacccagaggagTCTGCATCAGTCCAAGGCTCTgggcttcaaggaacagctggggaggatggagagatatcagcaaaggaaggaagatgctcagacaagagcaaggtggggcagcaggggggatgtctccagcctgcagggaaagaggtgcaggtgatgccacagcataggacaggctgttgtggagatggtcaagggatgtaaaaaggctgaaagcccccaacagacatgagctccttctccccttagcaatggctgttgtctccacctctgatgcctgtgaggagacaccttgtccttacagcacaggggcctcatggcctccttgtccccagccaggaacctgggaggtgtgggaccatagtcctgcccttggccttgcacagccccacatcacactgtcccaggaagagccctgggcaacgtgggagggacgggatctgatttcccaggggatgggggtcagggcttggccctttggttaatgaaacacatccaggcgTACTCAGAATCAGAGCCACCTGTACTTTGCTTTAAGTGACTTCTcatttctgcctccagttttctgctctacACAGACCTTGGGGATGGTTTTTCAGTCGtgtccctcagtgggacccattaacatcacaagaaactttggagtttgaatctgactttgactacttgagaagtttcttcaattcctctcaggctgtgaggctcatggactcagcaccaaagccaccagaggggtcattaaagtgcctggggctgctcctgtgctgctgagctgggctgggctcctgggacagagggagctcatggcaagcggcagcgctgcagagagacagctctgcccaggagcagctcctctgcaaagcgcagcagggctgagggctctgcctggggatctcagggagacgagcaaggcagagagagattaaaggtggtcaggatggggaggatgactgagagctcagtGGAGGAGAactctttgcagcccttgacatgctaagtctctgggtgctggcaatgcagctgtagctcctggaggcatctcctaaaacTAGAACAGCCACAGCTTTTCGTATCTGTctggagggggctcttgtcaggcaatgttggACAGCCGTGAAGCCgggggagcacccaggggtgcccagggctgtcctgcagagcagggtccctgcaccccagggctgtgccggggcagggactctgccgcctgccagggtcagcgctcagcctgcccggggagatccccacggtgctgtggggagaagctgtggggggaaggagcaacctctggctgggcagggtccTGCTATGGAGTGGGTGCTGCATGGGTCTGGGCTGTTCACAGCTCCAGTTCACTAAAGGACATTCCCAGGAGGAttttaaagaagcacagcaagacGGGGGCTTTGTGAAAGAGAAGTATCTTATTCTAACAGTCTCATACTGTGTCTATGTGGCCAatgggaaacagaaattaatgtctcagttcaggaggaggcACTGAAATTCTAGATTCATTTTGCTTAGAAGTGAATAAACCtgtgagtatcagaaatcaacacacaATCACTTgcagacagcatcaggatgacttttccaggCTCATTGttgttggtctgatgttcccatcagagccggcccacacagagctgcccctgggcagtgcccggctgctgggaggggtctgcagggcagagctgagcacacagcggctgggatggggtctgtgacactgacaggaggagacctgggcacagagacacagctgcaggcagggacaacagctccaggcagcagagcaggggctggtcaggagctcttttgctcctgctctgcaggtggctgctgggggttgtctgctgggcaatgatcggactgtccctttagcacatcccatctccaggagccctgactctgctctgcctgtcctgctgggctcaccagctgcccccagaaaggcccagctctgctgtaggatgccaggagtgctgagcctttccttggggtccgcactctcctgccagagccctttgcttctctgggtgaggggtcgtgtcctgctctctccatcacatctccatcTCTGGCCTGGGatagagaagagtttgcagatctgccctttctaAAAGGGCTCCCCTGCTCCAGTATGAGTCCAGttttttgtattaattagattaatttttgtCTGAAGCCATTTTCAAGGTAGCACAAGCaaaagcacaggacagatgagtGAAAGACTGAtggacactgctgctctccGGACGAAGCATTGAGCCACAGAAAACTGAGCCATTTTGCCTGCCCTCTCTCAAGACTTTTCACATTTTCCCTCATAAAAATTAGGATTTCTCCCCCTTATCAGATATGGTGGCGGAAAATAAAGTAtacagatgaaatatttataaagacatGCTATGTCTCTATTCTGCAGCCCACTCTCTACAGAATCATGAGTGCAGATATTGCACATTTCCATTAAAGCTGGACAGATGAGTAAAATCCTGATGGACACATCTGCTGTCTgactgcacagagccagagaAAGCTGAGCCTTTTTGCCTGTCCCGCctcaagactcttcacattttcaatcACAGAAATGAGGCTTTCTactcctaaaaaaaccccactcacctgatgtggtggtggaaaataaaacaacacagatcaaatatttatataaacatgctaattgtctcctctgcagcccaagaCTTTGAGAGTCATGAGCACAGATATTGAGGTTTTTCATTGAAGGTGGATTACATCTGCCATTCCTTGAGAACGTCAGAGgtgtcacaaaccagctccccccatgtccccactgcagcagagcaaagctggctgctgggcagcacaCGGGCaaaggtcctgctcctcaccacaTACTCAGCCGTAACacatcagagaaaggaaatgcatttaaataggGGTGATGCCTATGAAAAATCATGTGGCTTAGCTCAGAGGACTCTGTTCTaattttaagttgctttttcttgttttgaacaGAGCGCATATGCCCaaaagcagcaaatgtccaacagcagctccatcacccagttcctcctcctgccattcgcagacacacgggagctgcagctcttacacttctggctcttcctgggcatctacctggctgccctcctgggcaacggcctcatcatcaccaccatagcctgtgaccagcacctccacgcccccatgtacttcttcctcctcaacctctccctccttgacctggggtccatctccaccactctccccaaatccatggccaactccctGTGGGACACCAGAgccatctcctttttgggatgtgctgcacaagtctttatgtttctctttttcatttcagcagagtattctctgctcaccatcatgtcctatgaccgctacgttgccatctgcaaaccgctgcactatgggaccctcttgggcagcagagcttgtgtccacatggcagcagctgcctgggccactgggtttctcaatgctctgctgcacacggccaatacattttcactgccactgtgcaagggcaatgctgtgggtcagttcttctgtgaaatcccccagatcctcaagctctcctgctcacactcctacctcagaGAAGTCAGGCTTTTTGTCATTAGTGTATTAGTAgaatttgggtgttttgttttcattgtggtgtcctatgtgcagatcttcagggctgtgctgaggattccttctgagcagggacggcacaaagccttttccatgtgcctccctcacctggccgtggtctccctgtttgtcagcactgccatgtttgcctacctgaagcccccctccatctcttccccatccatGGACCTGGTGATGGccgttctgtactcagtggtgcctccagcagtgaaccccctcatctacagcatgaggaaccaggagctcaaggatgccctgtggaaattGATGagtggatttcttctgaaggtATAAACTGTCTCTATCTTCTTCTACATAAGAGTTATAGTCTACCTCGTTGCAGGTTCATCCTGTCTgcagtactt from Caloenas nicobarica isolate bCalNic1 chromosome 29, bCalNic1.hap1, whole genome shotgun sequence carries:
- the LOC135999664 gene encoding olfactory receptor 14A16-like; the encoded protein is MSNSSSITQFLLLPFADTRELQLLHFWLFLGIYLAALLGNGLIITTIACDQHLHAPMYFFLLNLSLLDLGSISTTLPKSMANSLWDTRAISFLGCAAQVFMFLFFISAEYSLLTIMSYDRYVAICKPLHYGTLLGSRACVHMAAAAWATGFLNALLHTANTFSLPLCKGNAVGQFFCEIPQILKLSCSHSYLREVRLFVISVLVEFGCFVFIVVSYVQIFRAVLRIPSEQGRHKAFSMCLPHLAVVSLFVSTAMFAYLKPPSISSPSMDLVMAVLYSVVPPAVNPLIYSMRNQELKDALWKLMSGFLLKV